The following proteins come from a genomic window of Micromonospora echinofusca:
- a CDS encoding O-antigen ligase family protein — MVVQLIRTGRSIAAGLRSDPDQRIVAALALLVATLGLVPIALAPADVVIYAGVSTGTPTLYSYTIAIAVAFVLVMMHTRRRFVRALLLWVPFLGWLALFAAFHWDASLRTVSGLLHFCLAAIVFAVGATAERADRRHSVLLWAFAAVAWLQLFAITAAVLGFPLRRVSGQQALDVLGRATGLTSHPGELAKLLFFCGLCALTLPQRTVRERWVAWTTLGVVLIGVSLTQSRTVLAAVVSMILIFMLLELMTGRWQKKYFVVVGLTGVLGVASLPWLIERFMTDPGGGSRQHLLAVAADAIRAHPWAGVGPNSYVAVVGASDPLTASGVPVHNVLLLSAAEVGIVGALLLWLPFVGTATAAIRAVFRTRTSELAPRVLVSALPALVLVGMTGWGLMQGPYFLMLALVAGYFHARTRFSAVATGNGRD; from the coding sequence GTGGTCGTCCAGCTGATCCGGACCGGCCGGTCGATCGCCGCAGGGCTGCGCTCCGACCCGGATCAGCGCATCGTCGCCGCATTGGCGCTCCTGGTGGCGACACTCGGACTGGTGCCGATCGCCCTCGCTCCCGCCGATGTCGTCATCTACGCCGGTGTGTCGACGGGAACGCCGACGCTCTACTCGTACACCATCGCGATCGCTGTGGCGTTCGTGCTGGTCATGATGCACACGCGCCGTCGATTCGTCCGCGCCCTCCTGCTGTGGGTGCCGTTCCTCGGGTGGCTGGCCCTGTTCGCCGCGTTCCACTGGGACGCGTCCCTGCGTACCGTGAGCGGCCTGCTGCACTTCTGTCTGGCGGCGATCGTGTTCGCCGTCGGGGCCACGGCCGAGCGCGCGGACCGGCGGCACTCGGTCCTGCTCTGGGCCTTCGCGGCCGTGGCGTGGCTCCAACTCTTCGCGATCACCGCCGCGGTCCTCGGCTTTCCGCTGCGACGCGTCTCCGGCCAGCAGGCGCTCGACGTGCTCGGGCGTGCCACGGGCCTGACGAGTCATCCAGGCGAACTGGCGAAGCTGTTGTTCTTCTGCGGCCTGTGCGCGCTGACGCTGCCGCAGCGGACGGTGCGGGAACGATGGGTGGCCTGGACGACGCTCGGTGTCGTCCTCATCGGCGTTTCCCTCACCCAGAGTCGCACGGTTCTCGCAGCCGTGGTCTCCATGATCCTCATCTTCATGTTGCTCGAGCTGATGACCGGGCGGTGGCAGAAGAAGTACTTCGTGGTCGTCGGCCTTACCGGGGTGCTCGGCGTGGCGTCGCTGCCGTGGCTGATCGAGCGATTCATGACGGACCCCGGTGGGGGCTCCCGGCAACACCTCCTTGCGGTCGCGGCGGACGCGATCCGCGCGCATCCGTGGGCCGGGGTGGGACCCAACAGCTACGTCGCCGTCGTCGGCGCCTCGGATCCGCTCACCGCGAGCGGCGTGCCCGTACACAACGTGTTGCTGCTGAGCGCCGCCGAGGTGGGCATCGTCGGCGCACTGCTCCTCTGGCTGCCGTTCGTGGGGACCGCGACGGCGGCCATCCGCGCCGTCTTTCGTACGCGGACCTCGGAGCTGGCACCCAGGGTCCTGGTCAGCGCTCTGCCGGCTCTCGTCCTCGTCGGTATGACGGGCTGGGGCCTGATGCAGGGACCCTACTTTCTGATGCTGGCGCTCGTGGCGGGCTACTTCCATGCCCGGACGCGGTTCTCGGCGGTTGCGACTGGCAATGGTCGCGACTGA
- a CDS encoding MurR/RpiR family transcriptional regulator, whose translation MNEGAVVAPTEQVLDLFQGVRLTPTQRRIAHCLVQHASAAAYLSAAEVAELAGVSQPSVTRFAVALGHDGYPALRRRLRELTAGTAGDAADGGNELQQAVRAEIGNLDRLAGQLADRDRIAETGRLLAASRPLPVLGLRAAAPLAAYFAYFAAKVHPDVRVLDDGGSLLTDRIEQAAEAGAGALLAFVLPRYPRETLDALREARAAGLTVVAITDSPVSPATEHADVVLPAAVGARLVFDLHTAPMTLAMVLLQAICDAAPTDTQRRLEAFEASAARRQLFLG comes from the coding sequence ATGAATGAGGGAGCTGTCGTGGCGCCCACCGAGCAGGTGCTCGACCTGTTCCAGGGGGTCCGGCTCACGCCCACCCAGCGCCGGATCGCGCACTGCCTCGTGCAGCACGCGTCGGCCGCCGCGTACCTGTCGGCGGCCGAGGTCGCGGAGCTGGCGGGGGTCAGCCAGCCGTCGGTCACCCGGTTCGCGGTCGCGCTCGGCCACGACGGCTATCCCGCGCTGCGCCGCCGGCTGCGCGAGCTGACCGCCGGCACCGCCGGCGACGCCGCCGACGGCGGCAACGAGCTCCAGCAGGCGGTACGCGCCGAGATCGGCAACCTCGACCGGCTCGCCGGGCAGCTCGCGGACCGCGACCGGATCGCCGAGACGGGCCGGCTGCTGGCCGCCAGCCGTCCCCTGCCGGTGCTCGGCCTGCGCGCCGCCGCGCCGCTCGCCGCCTACTTCGCCTACTTCGCGGCCAAGGTGCACCCCGACGTGCGGGTGCTCGACGACGGCGGCAGCCTGCTGACCGACCGCATCGAGCAGGCCGCCGAGGCCGGGGCGGGCGCCCTGCTCGCCTTCGTCCTCCCCCGCTACCCCCGGGAGACCCTGGACGCGCTGCGCGAGGCCCGGGCCGCCGGCCTCACCGTGGTGGCCATCACCGACTCGCCGGTCAGCCCGGCCACCGAGCACGCCGACGTGGTGCTGCCCGCCGCGGTCGGCGCGCGGCTCGTCTTCGACCTGCACACCGCGCCGATGACCCTGGCCATGGTGCTGCTCCAGGCCATCTGCGACGCCGCCCCGACCGACACCCAGCGCCGGCTGGAGGCCTTCGAGGCCTCCGCCGCCCGCCGCCAGTTGTTCCTCGGATGA
- the hutU gene encoding urocanate hydratase — protein sequence MTQPVRAARGTERTARGWPQEAALRMLMNNLDPEVAERPDDLVVYGGTGKAARDWPSYHALVRTLTDLRDDETMLVQSGRPVGVMRTHEWAPRVLLANSNLVGDWATWPEFRRLEQLGLTMYGQMTAGSWIYIGTQGILQGTYETFAAVAAKIAGARGDGQELSGGTLAGTLTLTAGCGGMGGAQPLAVTMNGGVCLVVDVDRTRLDRRVHDRYLDEVADSLDDAVERALAAKRDRRALSVGVVGNAATVFPELLRRGVEIDVVTDQTSAHDPLSYLPEGVELADARDYAAAKPAEFTDRARASMAKHVEAMVGFLDAGAEVFDYGNSIRGEAKLGGFERAFDFPGFVPAYIRPLFCEGKGPFRWAALSGDPADIAATDRAILDLFPENESLARWIRMAGERVAFQGLPARICWLGYGERDKAGVRFNEMVASGELSAPVVIGRDHLDCGSVASPYRETEAMADGSDAVADWPLLNALVNTASGASWVSIHHGGGVGIGRSIHAGQVCVADGTALAGQKIERVLTNDPAMGVIRHVDAGYDAAREVAEATGVRVPMAEGGNL from the coding sequence ATGACCCAGCCCGTCCGCGCCGCACGCGGCACCGAACGCACCGCCCGTGGGTGGCCCCAGGAGGCCGCGCTGCGGATGCTGATGAACAACCTCGACCCGGAGGTGGCCGAGCGCCCCGACGACCTGGTGGTCTACGGCGGCACCGGCAAGGCCGCGCGGGACTGGCCGTCGTACCACGCGTTGGTGCGCACCCTCACCGACCTGCGCGACGACGAGACCATGCTGGTGCAGTCCGGCCGGCCGGTGGGCGTCATGCGTACCCACGAGTGGGCGCCCCGGGTGCTGCTGGCCAACTCCAACCTGGTGGGCGACTGGGCCACCTGGCCGGAGTTCCGCCGCCTCGAACAGCTCGGCCTGACCATGTACGGGCAGATGACCGCCGGTTCCTGGATCTACATCGGCACCCAGGGCATCCTCCAGGGCACCTACGAGACGTTCGCCGCCGTCGCCGCGAAGATCGCCGGCGCCCGTGGCGACGGGCAGGAGCTGAGCGGCGGCACGCTCGCCGGCACGCTGACGCTGACCGCCGGCTGCGGCGGGATGGGCGGGGCGCAGCCCCTCGCGGTCACCATGAACGGCGGCGTCTGCCTGGTCGTCGACGTGGACCGGACCCGCCTGGACCGCCGGGTGCACGACCGGTACCTCGACGAGGTCGCCGACTCCCTGGACGACGCCGTCGAGCGGGCGCTGGCCGCGAAGCGGGACCGGCGGGCGCTGAGCGTGGGCGTGGTCGGCAACGCGGCCACGGTCTTTCCGGAGCTGCTGCGCCGGGGCGTGGAGATCGACGTCGTCACCGACCAGACCAGCGCGCACGACCCGCTGTCGTACCTGCCGGAGGGGGTGGAGCTGGCCGACGCCCGGGACTACGCGGCGGCGAAGCCGGCCGAGTTCACCGACCGGGCGCGGGCGTCGATGGCGAAGCACGTCGAGGCGATGGTCGGTTTCCTCGACGCCGGCGCGGAGGTCTTCGACTACGGCAACTCGATCCGGGGCGAGGCGAAGCTCGGCGGGTTCGAGCGGGCCTTCGACTTCCCCGGCTTCGTGCCCGCGTACATCCGGCCGTTGTTCTGCGAGGGCAAGGGCCCGTTCCGGTGGGCGGCGCTCTCCGGGGACCCGGCCGACATCGCGGCCACCGACCGGGCGATCCTGGACCTGTTCCCGGAGAACGAGTCGCTGGCCCGGTGGATCCGGATGGCCGGCGAGCGGGTCGCCTTCCAGGGCCTGCCGGCGCGGATCTGCTGGCTCGGCTACGGCGAGCGGGACAAGGCCGGGGTGCGGTTCAACGAGATGGTCGCCTCCGGCGAGCTGAGCGCGCCCGTGGTGATCGGGCGGGACCACCTGGACTGCGGGAGCGTGGCGAGCCCGTACCGGGAGACCGAGGCGATGGCCGACGGCTCCGACGCGGTGGCCGACTGGCCGCTGCTCAACGCGCTGGTCAACACCGCCAGCGGGGCGTCCTGGGTGTCGATCCACCACGGCGGCGGGGTCGGCATCGGCCGTTCCATCCACGCCGGGCAGGTCTGCGTCGCCGACGGCACCGCGCTGGCCGGGCAGAAGATCGAGCGGGTGCTGACCAACGACCCGGCGATGGGCGTCATCCGGCACGTCGACGCCGGCTACGACGCCGCCCGCGAGGTCGCGGAGGCCACCGGCGTACGGGTGCCGATGGCGGAGGGCGGCAACCTGTGA
- a CDS encoding allantoate amidohydrolase: protein MSDLAGRFRALWDEIAPVGRDDRSGGYLRYALTEPELRLREWFREQADHRGMPVTEDGNGNLFARWGEPGAGDAVLTGSHFDSVPHGGAYDGPLGIVSAFLAVDELRAAGVAPARPVVVGAFVEEEGARFGVPCLGSRLLAGEIAVERAAGLRDADGVSFAEALGARPAGARPELLGGFAAFVELHVEQGRAMVDADAAVGVASAIWPHGRWRFEFTGEGNHAGTTRMADRRDPMLTYAFTVLAANKEARLRGAHATVGRVAVEPNATNAIPSKVTGWLDARAAEPETLTGLLDAVGAKAAERARRDGTEVALTQESATPLVAFDGGLADRLATLLDAPVLPTGAGHDAGVLAAHVPTAMLFVRNPTGVSHAPAESASDADCAAGVTALARVLEELTCR, encoded by the coding sequence GTGAGCGACCTCGCCGGCCGGTTCCGGGCGCTGTGGGACGAGATCGCACCGGTCGGGCGTGACGATCGCAGCGGCGGCTACCTGCGGTACGCCCTGACCGAGCCGGAGCTGCGGCTGCGGGAGTGGTTCCGCGAGCAGGCCGACCACCGTGGGATGCCGGTCACCGAGGACGGCAACGGCAACCTGTTCGCCCGCTGGGGCGAGCCGGGGGCCGGCGACGCGGTGCTGACCGGCAGCCACTTCGACTCGGTGCCGCACGGCGGGGCGTACGACGGGCCGCTCGGCATCGTCAGCGCGTTCCTCGCCGTCGACGAGCTGCGCGCGGCGGGCGTCGCGCCGGCCCGACCCGTCGTGGTCGGCGCGTTCGTCGAGGAGGAGGGCGCGCGGTTCGGCGTACCGTGCCTGGGGTCCCGGCTGCTCGCCGGGGAGATCGCGGTGGAGCGCGCGGCCGGGTTGCGCGACGCCGACGGGGTGAGCTTCGCGGAGGCGCTGGGCGCACGTCCGGCGGGCGCCCGCCCCGAGCTGCTGGGCGGCTTCGCCGCCTTCGTGGAGCTGCACGTCGAGCAGGGCCGCGCGATGGTCGACGCGGACGCGGCGGTCGGGGTGGCCAGCGCGATCTGGCCGCACGGCCGCTGGCGCTTCGAGTTCACCGGCGAGGGCAACCACGCCGGCACGACGCGGATGGCCGACCGCCGCGACCCCATGCTGACGTACGCCTTCACGGTGCTCGCGGCCAACAAGGAGGCGCGGCTGCGCGGCGCGCACGCCACCGTCGGCCGGGTGGCGGTGGAGCCGAACGCCACCAACGCCATCCCGTCCAAGGTGACCGGCTGGCTGGACGCCCGGGCCGCCGAGCCGGAGACGCTGACGGGGCTGCTGGACGCGGTGGGCGCGAAGGCCGCCGAGCGGGCCCGCCGCGACGGTACGGAGGTGGCGCTGACGCAGGAGTCGGCCACCCCGCTGGTCGCCTTCGACGGCGGACTGGCGGACCGGCTCGCCACCCTGCTCGACGCGCCGGTGCTGCCCACCGGGGCCGGGCACGACGCCGGGGTGCTCGCCGCACACGTGCCCACGGCGATGCTCTTCGTACGCAACCCGACGGGGGTGTCGCACGCGCCCGCCGAGTCCGCCAGCGACGCCGACTGCGCCGCCGGGGTGACCGCCCTGGCCCGGGTGCTGGAGGAGCTGACGTGCCGCTGA
- a CDS encoding formimidoylglutamate deiminase produces the protein MTRTRWLAEYAWLPDHAEPTADVLIETADGRITGVTPLTAGSTPPAGVEVMADAVRLPGLTLPGLANAHSHAFHRALRGRTHGGRGDFWTWRDRMYDVARRLDPDSYLALARAAYAEMALAGITCVGEFHYVHHDPDGTPYADPNAMGAALVEAAAHAGIRITLLDTCYLTATVDGEPLAGPQRRFGDGDALRWAERVDAFRPTDDHVRVGAAIHSVRAVPAGQLATVAGWADRRGAPLHVHLSEQPAENDACRAVHGCTPARLLADRGALGPGTTAVHATHLTGGDLTLLADAGTGVCLCPTTERDLADGIGPARRMADVGLPLSLGSDSHAVVDLFEEARAVELDERLRTRRRGHFSAAELRDAATVGGHAALGWRDAGRLAVGARADLVSVRLDSPRTAGVPPVGVWFAAGAADVTHVVVDGRPVVRDGRHLTVDVPAELTAAIEEVTS, from the coding sequence ATGACCCGGACCCGCTGGCTCGCCGAGTACGCCTGGCTGCCCGACCACGCCGAGCCGACCGCCGACGTGCTGATCGAGACGGCCGACGGGCGGATCACCGGTGTGACCCCGCTGACGGCCGGGAGCACGCCGCCCGCCGGCGTCGAGGTCATGGCCGACGCGGTGCGGCTGCCCGGGCTGACCCTGCCCGGGCTCGCCAACGCCCACTCGCACGCGTTCCACCGGGCGCTGCGCGGGCGCACCCACGGCGGGCGCGGCGACTTCTGGACCTGGCGTGACCGGATGTACGACGTGGCGCGGCGCCTCGACCCGGACTCGTACCTGGCCCTGGCCCGGGCGGCCTACGCCGAGATGGCGCTGGCCGGGATCACCTGCGTCGGCGAGTTCCACTACGTGCACCACGATCCGGACGGCACCCCGTACGCCGATCCGAACGCGATGGGCGCGGCGCTGGTCGAGGCCGCCGCGCACGCCGGGATCCGGATCACCCTGCTGGACACCTGCTACCTCACCGCCACGGTCGACGGGGAGCCGCTCGCCGGGCCGCAGCGGCGCTTCGGCGACGGCGACGCGCTGCGCTGGGCGGAGCGCGTCGACGCGTTCCGCCCCACGGACGACCACGTCCGGGTGGGTGCGGCGATCCACTCGGTGCGGGCGGTGCCGGCCGGGCAGCTCGCCACCGTGGCCGGCTGGGCGGACCGGCGCGGCGCGCCCCTGCACGTGCACCTCTCCGAGCAGCCGGCCGAGAACGACGCCTGCCGGGCGGTGCACGGCTGCACCCCGGCCCGGCTGCTCGCCGACCGGGGGGCGCTCGGCCCGGGCACCACGGCCGTGCACGCCACCCACCTGACCGGCGGCGACCTCACCCTGCTCGCCGACGCCGGCACGGGCGTCTGCCTCTGCCCGACCACCGAGCGGGACCTGGCCGACGGCATCGGCCCGGCCCGGCGGATGGCCGACGTCGGCCTGCCGCTCAGCCTGGGCAGCGACAGCCACGCCGTGGTCGACCTCTTCGAGGAGGCCCGCGCGGTGGAGCTGGACGAGCGGCTGCGCACCCGCCGGCGGGGCCACTTCAGCGCCGCCGAGCTGCGCGACGCGGCCACCGTGGGCGGTCACGCCGCGCTGGGCTGGCGCGACGCCGGGCGGCTCGCCGTCGGGGCGCGCGCCGACCTGGTGAGCGTGCGGCTGGACAGCCCGCGCACGGCCGGCGTACCGCCGGTGGGGGTGTGGTTCGCGGCGGGCGCGGCCGACGTCACGCACGTCGTGGTGGACGGCCGGCCGGTGGTGCGCGACGGCCGGCACCTGACGGTCGACGTGCCGGCCGAGCTGACCGCGGCGATCGAGGAGGTGACCTCTTGA
- the hutI gene encoding imidazolonepropionase → MSSLLVDDIGELVTNDLGGEDGPLGIRRDVALLVEDGRVAWIGPSRDAPAADRHLDARGAAVLPGFVDSHAHLVFAGDRAAEFAARMAGQPYTGGGIRTTVGATRAAGDDELRATVRRLRGEALRQGTTTMEIKSGYGLTVADEARSLRIAAEVSEETTFLGAHVVPAEYADRPDDYVGLVCGPMLAAAAPHARWIDVFCERGAFDVDHARAILACGQAVGLGVRVHANQLGPGPGVQLGVELGAASVDHCTHLTDADVDALASAGETWVSGFVPTTVATLLPGAEFSTRSPYPDARRLLDAGVTVALATDCNPGSSYTSSMPFCVALAVREMRMTPAEAVWAATAGGARALRRDDIGWLGVGARADLMILDAPSHLHLAYRPGVPLIRQVLRNGVLQ, encoded by the coding sequence TTGAGCAGTCTGCTGGTCGACGACATCGGCGAGCTGGTGACCAACGACCTCGGGGGCGAGGACGGACCGCTGGGCATCCGGCGCGACGTCGCCCTGCTGGTCGAGGACGGGCGGGTGGCCTGGATCGGGCCGTCCCGCGACGCGCCGGCCGCCGACCGGCACCTGGACGCGCGGGGCGCCGCCGTGCTCCCCGGCTTCGTGGACAGCCACGCCCACCTGGTCTTCGCCGGGGACCGGGCCGCCGAGTTCGCCGCCCGGATGGCCGGGCAGCCGTACACCGGCGGCGGCATCCGGACCACGGTCGGCGCCACCCGGGCGGCCGGCGACGACGAGCTGCGGGCCACCGTGCGGCGGCTGCGCGGCGAGGCGCTGCGGCAGGGCACCACCACCATGGAGATCAAGAGCGGGTACGGCCTCACCGTCGCCGACGAGGCCCGCTCGCTGCGGATCGCCGCCGAGGTCAGCGAGGAGACCACCTTCCTCGGCGCGCACGTGGTCCCCGCCGAGTACGCCGACCGCCCCGACGACTACGTGGGGCTGGTGTGCGGGCCGATGCTGGCCGCCGCCGCGCCGCACGCGCGCTGGATCGACGTCTTCTGCGAGCGGGGCGCGTTCGACGTGGACCACGCCCGCGCCATCCTCGCCTGCGGGCAGGCCGTCGGGCTGGGCGTGCGGGTGCACGCCAACCAGCTCGGCCCCGGGCCGGGCGTCCAGCTCGGCGTGGAGCTGGGCGCGGCCAGCGTCGACCACTGCACCCATCTCACCGACGCCGACGTCGACGCGCTGGCCTCGGCCGGCGAGACGTGGGTCTCCGGCTTCGTGCCGACCACGGTCGCCACCCTGCTGCCCGGCGCCGAGTTCTCGACCCGCTCGCCGTACCCGGACGCCCGCCGGCTGCTCGACGCCGGCGTCACCGTGGCGCTGGCGACGGACTGCAACCCCGGTTCGTCGTACACCTCGTCGATGCCGTTCTGCGTCGCGCTCGCCGTACGCGAGATGCGGATGACCCCGGCGGAGGCCGTCTGGGCCGCGACCGCCGGCGGCGCGCGGGCGCTGCGCCGCGACGACATCGGGTGGCTCGGCGTGGGGGCGCGGGCCGACCTGATGATCCTCGACGCCCCCTCCCACCTGCACCTGGCCTACCGGCCGGGGGTGCCACTGATCCGCCAGGTCCTGCGCAACGGAGTGCTCCAATGA
- the hutH gene encoding histidine ammonia-lyase produces MTVTILPTGISPADVLAVARGSAKVVLDPATVDAMTTSRSIVDGIEAAGRPVYGVSTGFGALANTFVAPERRAELQHALIRSHAAGVGAPMPREVVRAMMLLRVRSLALGRSGVRPLLAEALVDLLNHDVTPWVPEHGSLGASGDLAPLAHCALVLLGEGWVLGPAGERLPAADALRRAGLTPVGLAAKEGLALINGTDGMLGMLLLAIHDAAHLFTMADVTAALAIEAMLGSERPFLPELHAIRPHPGQSASAANIHRLLQDSRVMDSHRDDLAHAVQDAYSMRCAPQVAGAARDTLDFVRTVAGRELVSVVDNPVVLPDGRVESTGNFHGAPLGFAADFLAIAAAEVGAIAERRVDRLLDVTRSRDLPAFLSPDAGVNSGLMIAQYTAAGIVAENRRLAAPASVDSLPTSGMQEDHVSMGWAAAKKLRTVLDNLTSLLAVELLAGVRGLQLRAPLDPSPAGRAAVAALGGIAGEPGPDVFLAPLMEAARAVVAGPDLRAAIEREIGTLD; encoded by the coding sequence ATGACCGTGACCATCCTGCCCACCGGGATCTCCCCCGCCGACGTGCTCGCCGTGGCGCGCGGCTCCGCCAAGGTCGTGCTCGACCCGGCCACCGTGGACGCCATGACCACCAGCCGGTCGATCGTCGACGGCATCGAGGCCGCCGGCCGCCCGGTCTACGGCGTCTCCACCGGCTTCGGCGCGCTGGCGAACACCTTCGTCGCGCCCGAGCGGCGGGCCGAGCTCCAGCACGCGCTGATCCGCTCGCACGCCGCCGGCGTGGGCGCGCCGATGCCGCGCGAGGTGGTCCGGGCCATGATGCTGCTACGGGTCCGCTCGCTGGCGCTCGGCCGCTCCGGGGTCCGGCCCCTGCTCGCCGAGGCGCTGGTCGACCTGCTCAACCACGACGTGACGCCGTGGGTGCCGGAGCACGGCTCGCTTGGCGCCTCCGGCGACCTGGCGCCGCTGGCGCACTGCGCGCTGGTGCTGCTCGGCGAGGGCTGGGTGCTCGGGCCGGCCGGCGAGCGGCTGCCGGCCGCCGACGCGCTGCGCCGGGCCGGGCTGACGCCGGTCGGGCTGGCCGCGAAGGAAGGGCTGGCGCTGATCAACGGCACCGACGGCATGCTCGGCATGCTGCTGCTGGCGATCCACGACGCCGCGCACCTGTTCACGATGGCCGACGTCACCGCCGCCCTCGCCATCGAGGCGATGCTCGGCTCGGAGCGGCCGTTCCTGCCGGAGCTGCACGCCATCCGGCCGCACCCCGGGCAGTCGGCCTCGGCGGCGAACATCCACCGGCTGCTCCAGGACTCCCGGGTGATGGACTCGCACCGCGACGACCTGGCGCACGCGGTGCAGGACGCGTACTCGATGCGGTGCGCGCCGCAGGTCGCCGGGGCGGCCCGGGACACGCTGGACTTCGTCCGCACGGTGGCCGGCCGGGAGCTGGTCTCGGTGGTGGACAACCCGGTGGTGCTGCCCGACGGCCGCGTCGAGTCGACCGGGAACTTCCACGGCGCGCCGCTCGGCTTCGCCGCGGACTTCCTCGCCATCGCCGCCGCCGAGGTGGGCGCGATCGCCGAGCGCCGGGTGGACCGGCTGCTCGACGTCACCCGGTCCCGGGACCTGCCGGCCTTCCTCTCCCCCGACGCCGGCGTCAACTCCGGGCTGATGATCGCCCAGTACACGGCGGCCGGGATCGTCGCGGAGAACCGCCGGCTCGCCGCGCCCGCGTCGGTGGACTCGCTGCCCACCAGCGGGATGCAGGAGGACCACGTCTCGATGGGCTGGGCGGCGGCCAAGAAGCTGCGCACCGTGCTGGACAACCTGACCAGCCTGCTCGCCGTCGAGCTGCTCGCCGGCGTACGCGGGCTCCAGCTGCGCGCGCCGCTCGACCCGTCGCCGGCCGGCCGGGCCGCCGTCGCGGCGCTCGGCGGCATCGCGGGGGAACCCGGGCCGGACGTCTTCCTGGCCCCGCTGATGGAGGCCGCCCGGGCCGTGGTGGCCGGGCCCGACCTGCGCGCCGCCATCGAGCGCGAGATCGGGACCCTGGACTGA
- a CDS encoding AEC family transporter: MLTGFAVIATVIAVGYALGRGGVLGPEAATVLSRVAFFVATPALLFQTVARADVPAIVSSALVVTVTSTIAVASLYVAVARLCWRRPVAESTIGALASSYVNAANIGIPVAVYVLGDAAFVAPVLMFQLVVVTPVAFAFLEAATAKRRPSLGTVVLQPLTNPVTVACALGVAASLTGWLPPEPVLRPIALVAAMAVPATLIAYGVSLHGAPRPGSGDTGRDVRLAVVLKTVAQPAVAYLVARFAMGLPAALVLACTVTAALPTAQNVFVYAVRYGRGTVLARDSILLSTVTAVPVLIGVAVLAG; encoded by the coding sequence GTGCTGACGGGCTTCGCCGTCATCGCCACCGTCATCGCCGTCGGCTACGCGCTCGGTCGCGGCGGGGTGCTGGGGCCGGAGGCGGCCACCGTCCTCTCCCGGGTCGCGTTCTTCGTGGCGACCCCGGCGCTGCTGTTCCAGACGGTGGCCCGGGCCGACGTGCCCGCGATCGTCTCGTCCGCCCTGGTCGTGACGGTGACGAGCACCATCGCCGTGGCGTCGCTGTACGTGGCCGTCGCGCGGCTCTGCTGGCGCCGCCCCGTCGCGGAGTCGACGATCGGGGCGCTGGCCTCGTCGTACGTCAACGCGGCGAACATCGGCATCCCGGTCGCCGTCTACGTCCTCGGCGACGCCGCGTTCGTCGCGCCCGTCCTGATGTTCCAGCTGGTCGTCGTGACGCCGGTCGCGTTCGCCTTCCTCGAGGCGGCGACGGCGAAGAGGCGACCGTCGCTCGGCACCGTGGTGCTCCAGCCGCTCACCAACCCGGTCACCGTCGCGTGCGCGCTGGGCGTCGCGGCCAGCCTGACGGGGTGGCTGCCGCCGGAGCCGGTGCTGCGGCCCATCGCACTCGTCGCGGCGATGGCGGTCCCCGCCACGCTGATCGCGTACGGCGTCTCCCTGCACGGCGCGCCGCGGCCCGGCTCCGGCGACACCGGTCGGGACGTACGCCTCGCGGTCGTCCTCAAGACCGTGGCCCAGCCCGCCGTCGCCTACCTCGTCGCGCGCTTCGCGATGGGGCTGCCGGCCGCCCTCGTGCTGGCCTGCACGGTCACCGCCGCCCTGCCGACGGCGCAGAACGTCTTCGTGTACGCGGTCCGCTACGGCCGGGGCACGGTCCTGGCGCGCGACTCGATCCTGCTGTCGACGGTGACCGCCGTGCCCGTGCTGATCGGGGTGGCGGTGCTGGCGGGCTGA
- the rdgB gene encoding RdgB/HAM1 family non-canonical purine NTP pyrophosphatase has protein sequence MNKVLLATRNRKKLVELQRILDGALGAHRVALIGLDDVEEYPELPETGLTFGENALIKAREGCRRTGLPTIADDSGLAVEALNGMPGVFSARWAGRHGNDQANLQLVLDQIADLPDEHRAASFVCTVALVLPGGKEHLVDGRQAGRLLRAPRGDGGFGYDPIFLGDGQDRTNAELTPQEKDAVSHRGKALRELAKLVAKVLPPAS, from the coding sequence ATGAACAAGGTGCTGCTCGCCACCCGTAACCGCAAGAAGCTCGTCGAGCTCCAGCGGATCCTCGACGGCGCGCTCGGCGCGCACCGCGTCGCCCTGATCGGGCTGGACGACGTCGAGGAGTACCCGGAACTGCCCGAGACCGGCCTGACCTTCGGCGAGAACGCGCTGATCAAGGCGCGGGAGGGCTGCCGGCGCACCGGCCTGCCGACGATCGCCGACGACTCCGGGCTGGCCGTCGAGGCCCTCAACGGCATGCCGGGGGTGTTCAGCGCCCGCTGGGCCGGCCGACACGGCAACGACCAGGCCAACCTCCAGCTCGTCCTGGACCAGATCGCCGACCTGCCCGACGAGCACCGGGCCGCGTCCTTCGTCTGCACGGTGGCGCTGGTGCTGCCCGGTGGCAAGGAGCACCTGGTCGACGGCCGGCAGGCCGGGCGGCTGCTGCGGGCGCCGCGCGGCGACGGCGGGTTCGGCTACGACCCGATCTTCCTCGGCGACGGGCAGGACCGCACCAACGCGGAGCTGACGCCGCAGGAGAAGGACGCGGTCAGCCACCGGGGCAAGGCGCTGCGGGAGCTGGCCAAGCTGGTCGCCAAGGTGCTGCCGCCCGCGAGCTGA